The Kroppenstedtia pulmonis genome has a segment encoding these proteins:
- a CDS encoding flavin reductase family protein codes for MKIDPAALAWKDAYKWMIGSILPRPIAFVSTMDQQGRANLAPFSFFTGICAEPFLVCFAPMRRGTDGAKKDTLANIEATGEFVINVVGEKIAEPMNDCATEYEPEVDEFEEAGLNKLPSERIRPPRVAESDVHLECRLHELLHFGDQPGSGSLVIGEVLLIHAKDTLIHDGKIDTNQLNPIGRMAGPAYTRAIADTFLMERKKKSSRKRG; via the coding sequence ATGAAAATCGATCCCGCTGCCCTGGCCTGGAAAGATGCATATAAATGGATGATCGGTTCGATCCTGCCCCGTCCCATTGCGTTTGTGTCCACCATGGATCAACAGGGCAGAGCGAACTTGGCTCCTTTCAGCTTCTTCACCGGAATTTGTGCTGAACCTTTTCTGGTTTGTTTTGCGCCGATGCGAAGAGGAACAGACGGCGCCAAGAAGGACACCCTGGCCAATATTGAGGCTACCGGGGAATTTGTGATCAATGTGGTTGGGGAAAAAATCGCCGAACCGATGAATGACTGTGCTACGGAATACGAACCGGAGGTGGATGAGTTTGAAGAGGCTGGGCTGAACAAACTCCCCAGTGAGCGGATTCGTCCTCCTCGGGTAGCTGAAAGCGATGTACATTTGGAGTGTCGGCTCCATGAACTGTTACACTTTGGCGATCAACCCGGTTCCGGAAGTCTGGTCATTGGGGAAGTTCTTCTCATTCATGCAAAGGATACACTGATTCATGACGGAAAAATTGACACGAACCAACTCAATCCCATCGGACGTATGGCAGGGCCTGCATATACCCGAGCGATAGCAGATACTTTTTTGATGGAACGCAAAAAAAAGAGTTCACGAAAAAGAGGTTGA
- a CDS encoding fumarylacetoacetate hydrolase family protein, producing MKFVTYQHVDGSLRSGWIEGNDVVDMEKASHGKLPNNLLHFLQQQKEGWPLVHQLHHKNDFPKECRQPLDQVILSSPLPCPPSVRDFYAFEEHVRKARQNRGLDMVPEWYEFPAFYFTNHHAIQGSGEVIKRPKQCRWLDYELEIACVIGRKGRDIPAEEAESYIFGYCIMNDWSARDIQIKEMKVGLGPAKGKDFATSLGPWLVTKDELEPFRAGDRYDLEMSAQVNGQELSRGNMRDLHFSFSSMIQRASEGATLYPGDVIGSGTVGTGCILELGTEVHPWLQPGDEVALSITGLGVLHNRIEE from the coding sequence TTGAAATTTGTAACCTATCAACATGTTGATGGTTCGTTACGCTCCGGTTGGATTGAGGGAAATGACGTGGTGGATATGGAAAAGGCCAGCCACGGGAAGCTCCCGAACAACCTCCTCCATTTTCTTCAGCAACAGAAGGAGGGATGGCCCCTTGTTCATCAACTTCACCACAAAAATGATTTTCCAAAAGAATGCAGACAGCCTTTGGATCAAGTGATCCTGTCTTCTCCTCTTCCCTGTCCGCCCAGTGTTCGGGACTTTTATGCCTTTGAAGAACATGTTCGCAAAGCGAGACAGAACCGGGGGCTGGATATGGTTCCGGAATGGTATGAATTCCCGGCTTTTTACTTTACCAATCATCATGCCATTCAAGGATCGGGGGAAGTGATCAAGCGACCCAAGCAGTGTCGGTGGCTGGATTATGAGTTGGAAATTGCCTGTGTCATCGGCCGAAAAGGACGGGATATTCCCGCAGAAGAGGCCGAATCCTATATTTTTGGTTACTGCATTATGAATGATTGGAGCGCCAGGGACATTCAGATCAAGGAGATGAAGGTGGGGCTGGGTCCTGCCAAAGGAAAGGATTTTGCCACTTCCCTGGGTCCTTGGCTGGTTACGAAGGATGAGCTGGAACCCTTTCGGGCAGGAGATCGATATGATCTGGAGATGTCCGCCCAGGTCAATGGACAGGAACTTTCCCGAGGCAATATGCGGGACTTGCATTTTTCCTTCTCCTCTATGATTCAGCGAGCCTCTGAAGGGGCTACGTTGTATCCGGGGGATGTGATTGGTTCCGGAACGGTGGGGACAGGATGCATCCTGGAATTGGGCACAGAGGTTCATCCCTGGTTGCAACCGGGTGATGAAGTGGCGCTGTCGATTACAGGCTTGGGTGTCTTGCACAACCGAATCGAAGAATAG
- a CDS encoding homogentisate 1,2-dioxygenase, translating to MPFYRQVGKIPRKRHTVFRKADGSLHREQVMGTKGFSGAQSILYHYHMPTEMVRAEVERSIRMDFEEETALRHRHFRTDQHEQTGDAVAGREFVLGNEDLLLGVVNPTEKMDYYYRNSDGDELLFVHRGTGQLETIFGNLSYGPGDYLVIPVGTIYRVLPDPGEAKFLVIETNSWITTPKRYRNEFGQLLEHSPFCERDIYGPVEVHPRTERGEFEVKTKSRGMIHSHIMAHHPLDVVGWDGYLYPWKFNIGDFEPITGRVHMPPPIHQTFEGNNFVVCSFVPRLYDYHPDAIPAPYAHSNVDSDEVLYYVEGNFMSRKGISEGSITLHPSGIPHGPHPGKAEASIGKKETLELAVMVDTFRPLRVVKKACTWEDPDYMRSWLEQPMDHAGKLSP from the coding sequence ATGCCCTTTTATCGTCAGGTGGGGAAGATTCCGCGAAAAAGACATACGGTGTTCCGAAAAGCAGATGGGTCCCTTCACCGTGAACAGGTGATGGGCACCAAAGGATTTTCCGGGGCACAATCCATTCTCTATCATTATCATATGCCGACGGAAATGGTTCGGGCTGAAGTGGAACGGTCGATTAGAATGGACTTTGAAGAGGAGACAGCTCTGCGTCACCGTCATTTCCGGACGGATCAGCATGAGCAGACAGGGGATGCCGTTGCAGGACGGGAGTTTGTGTTGGGGAACGAGGATTTGTTATTGGGTGTGGTAAACCCTACGGAGAAAATGGATTACTATTATCGTAACAGTGATGGAGATGAACTGCTTTTTGTCCATCGAGGCACGGGACAGTTGGAGACCATCTTCGGAAATTTGTCTTATGGTCCAGGGGATTATCTCGTTATCCCGGTTGGAACCATCTACCGGGTTTTACCTGATCCGGGAGAGGCGAAGTTTTTGGTCATTGAGACCAACAGCTGGATCACCACACCGAAGCGTTATCGAAACGAATTCGGCCAGCTTCTGGAGCACAGTCCCTTTTGTGAAAGGGATATTTACGGTCCGGTAGAGGTGCATCCCCGTACGGAACGGGGTGAATTTGAGGTGAAGACCAAGTCCAGGGGCATGATTCACTCTCATATCATGGCCCATCACCCCCTGGATGTAGTGGGTTGGGATGGTTATCTGTATCCCTGGAAGTTCAATATTGGGGACTTTGAGCCGATTACGGGCCGGGTCCATATGCCGCCGCCGATCCATCAAACTTTTGAGGGGAACAATTTTGTAGTCTGCTCCTTCGTTCCCCGCTTGTATGACTATCACCCTGATGCGATCCCGGCACCTTATGCCCATAGCAATGTGGACAGTGATGAGGTTCTTTACTATGTGGAAGGAAATTTTATGAGTCGAAAAGGAATTTCAGAAGGTTCCATCACTCTCCATCCCTCCGGAATTCCCCATGGCCCTCACCCTGGTAAAGCAGAGGCAAGCATCGGAAAAAAGGAAACCTTGGAGTTGGCGGTGATGGTGGACACCTTCCGACCGTTACGGGTCGTGAAAAAAGCGTGTACATGGGAAGATCCCGACTATATGAGGAGTTGGCTGGAGCAACCCATGGATCACGCAGGGAAGTTGTCCCCGTGA
- a CDS encoding N-acetyldiaminopimelate deacetylase: MIQIRRQLHQIPEAGFAERKTQQFILDFIAELPQEHLEVKTWRTGVLVKIRGLQPSRTIGWRTDMDGLPIEEETGYEFRSIHPGYMHACGHDFHMTIALGILVHFAYRPAKDHILIIFQPAEEGPGGALPMLHSEEFQAWKPDLLFGLHIGPDEPTGTIATRPGILFANTSELFINLTGVSGHASLPHRSRDMVIAASQLAMQLQTIISRNVDPLDSAIITLGKVTIGTKQNIIPGQARLEGTIRTLSMESMDNIKSRIRSLVAGIETGFECNAQIDWGANYCQVNNDTDLTEEFMEWARQDGTVDVVSCQEAMAGEDFGFFLQDIPGFMFWLGVDSPYGLHHPKLAPREEAIPTGIELMTRYLRWKSEQP, translated from the coding sequence ATGATCCAAATTCGGCGTCAATTGCACCAGATCCCGGAAGCCGGATTCGCTGAAAGGAAAACACAGCAATTTATATTAGACTTTATCGCTGAGTTACCTCAGGAGCATCTGGAAGTAAAGACCTGGCGAACTGGAGTCCTGGTGAAAATCCGGGGGCTTCAGCCCTCCCGAACCATTGGCTGGCGTACCGATATGGACGGGTTACCCATTGAAGAAGAGACCGGATATGAGTTTCGTTCCATCCACCCCGGTTATATGCATGCATGCGGCCATGACTTTCATATGACCATTGCCTTGGGAATTTTGGTTCACTTTGCCTATCGACCGGCAAAGGATCATATTCTTATCATTTTCCAACCGGCGGAGGAAGGGCCAGGAGGAGCTTTACCCATGTTGCACAGTGAAGAATTCCAGGCTTGGAAGCCGGATCTCCTCTTCGGTCTTCACATCGGCCCGGATGAACCTACAGGCACCATCGCCACTCGTCCCGGTATTCTTTTTGCCAACACCTCCGAACTTTTTATCAACCTGACCGGTGTCAGCGGTCACGCCTCTCTGCCTCACCGGAGCAGGGATATGGTGATTGCCGCATCCCAATTGGCCATGCAACTGCAAACGATTATTTCCCGCAATGTGGACCCTCTGGATTCAGCCATTATTACCCTTGGAAAAGTCACCATCGGAACGAAGCAAAACATCATTCCGGGACAGGCCCGGTTGGAAGGAACGATTCGCACCCTGTCCATGGAATCCATGGATAACATCAAAAGCCGGATCCGCTCTTTGGTGGCAGGGATCGAAACAGGATTCGAATGCAATGCTCAGATCGATTGGGGAGCCAACTACTGTCAGGTGAACAATGACACCGACTTGACAGAGGAATTTATGGAATGGGCCCGACAAGACGGGACCGTGGATGTGGTTTCCTGTCAGGAGGCAATGGCGGGAGAGGATTTCGGCTTCTTTCTTCAGGATATCCCCGGATTTATGTTTTGGTTGGGAGTGGATTCCCCTTACGGTTTGCACCATCCCAAGCTGGCCCCCAGGGAAGAAGCGATTCCCACAGGGATTGAGTTGATGACCCGGTATCTCCGCTGGAAATCGGAGCAGCCCTGA
- a CDS encoding aspartate aminotransferase family protein, with protein sequence MTDWLEQDQRYLLPTYNRLPIAIQRAEGNYLYDTEGKAYLDLFTGLAVNILGHGHPAVIKALNDQGKRFLHISNKFLNPPAIRLARRLVENSIPGKVFFCNSGTEATEAAVKLVHKWTQAEGKGRSGFVVMRKSFHGRTLGALRLTRQPGVYQDFPQPDFPVYEVNPNDSEELKQVCQEKKPAAILAEPILGAGGIQPLDSDYLQALESICQEEGILCCMDEIQTGIGRTGHFFAYQHAGIQPDLILFAKGVGGGLPLGGVIAGEKTAHLFQPGDHGTTFAPSPLSAALGNAVVEELLDRDGLEQGRRQADYLWQGLQQLAGQYPKIVTEIRGRGMMAGLSLHQSPKEVLRLQQSLLEQGILVDIAQQTVIRLLPPLTLKSEETDQLMEQLRLHFEQWLSSKF encoded by the coding sequence GTGACTGATTGGCTGGAGCAAGATCAAAGATACCTGCTACCCACCTACAACCGTCTGCCCATCGCCATCCAACGAGCTGAAGGGAATTACCTGTATGATACGGAGGGAAAAGCTTATCTGGACTTGTTTACCGGATTGGCAGTCAATATTTTGGGCCATGGTCATCCCGCCGTCATAAAAGCTTTAAATGATCAGGGAAAACGTTTCCTCCATATATCCAACAAATTCCTCAATCCTCCCGCCATCCGTCTCGCCCGTCGGTTGGTGGAAAACAGCATTCCCGGAAAAGTGTTTTTCTGTAATTCCGGGACGGAAGCCACTGAAGCTGCGGTAAAACTGGTTCATAAGTGGACACAAGCGGAGGGAAAAGGTCGTTCCGGGTTTGTGGTCATGAGAAAAAGCTTTCACGGCCGAACCTTGGGAGCCCTGAGATTAACACGCCAACCAGGTGTTTATCAGGATTTCCCTCAACCTGATTTCCCGGTTTATGAAGTAAATCCCAACGATTCAGAGGAACTGAAACAAGTTTGTCAGGAGAAGAAACCCGCCGCCATTTTGGCAGAACCGATTTTGGGTGCCGGGGGTATCCAACCCCTTGATAGCGACTACCTGCAGGCACTGGAAAGCATCTGTCAGGAAGAAGGCATTCTCTGCTGTATGGATGAAATCCAGACGGGAATCGGCCGTACCGGGCACTTTTTTGCCTACCAACATGCCGGTATCCAACCGGATCTCATCCTCTTCGCCAAGGGAGTCGGCGGGGGATTGCCCCTGGGCGGTGTCATCGCCGGAGAAAAAACGGCCCATCTGTTTCAACCCGGTGACCACGGAACCACTTTCGCTCCCTCTCCCTTAAGTGCCGCTTTAGGCAATGCCGTAGTGGAAGAACTGCTAGACAGAGATGGATTGGAGCAGGGTCGCAGGCAAGCTGACTATCTGTGGCAGGGGCTTCAACAGTTGGCTGGGCAATATCCCAAGATCGTGACGGAAATCCGGGGACGGGGTATGATGGCCGGACTTTCCCTCCACCAAAGCCCAAAAGAGGTTCTTCGTCTGCAACAGTCCTTGCTGGAACAGGGAATATTGGTGGATATCGCACAACAGACTGTTATTCGTCTCTTACCGCCTCTGACACTGAAGTCGGAAGAAACGGATCAACTGATGGAACAACTTCGGCTCCATTTTGAGCAATGGCTCTCATCCAAGTTTTAA
- the dapD gene encoding 2,3,4,5-tetrahydropyridine-2,6-dicarboxylate N-acetyltransferase, with the protein MEQMDANEIIEFIRKSEKQTPVKVHMKGNLEGIDFGSDIHSFITGKTGVLFGDWKVIQPILENHREQLEDVVVENDRRNSAIPLLDMKDIPARIEPGAFIREQVEIGKNAVIMMGASINIGAVIGEGTMIDMNAVVGGRGTIGNNCHIGAGAVIAGVIEPPSATPVIIEDDVVVGANAVILEGVRVGKGSVVAAGAVVVDDVPANSVVAGTPAKVIKQIDEKTRSKTEIKQELRQL; encoded by the coding sequence ATGGAACAAATGGATGCCAATGAAATTATAGAATTTATCCGGAAAAGTGAAAAGCAAACACCGGTGAAGGTACATATGAAAGGGAATTTGGAGGGTATTGACTTCGGGTCGGATATTCACTCCTTTATTACGGGAAAGACAGGGGTCCTGTTTGGTGATTGGAAAGTCATCCAACCGATATTGGAAAACCATCGGGAGCAATTGGAAGATGTCGTAGTGGAAAATGATCGGCGGAATTCCGCCATTCCTCTCCTGGACATGAAGGATATACCCGCCCGGATCGAGCCCGGTGCTTTTATCCGGGAGCAAGTGGAAATCGGTAAAAATGCAGTGATCATGATGGGAGCTTCCATCAACATCGGAGCCGTAATCGGAGAAGGAACCATGATCGATATGAACGCGGTTGTAGGCGGACGGGGGACCATCGGCAACAACTGTCATATCGGGGCCGGAGCCGTCATTGCCGGTGTGATTGAACCTCCTTCCGCCACACCGGTCATCATTGAAGACGATGTGGTGGTGGGAGCCAATGCCGTTATTTTGGAAGGAGTCCGGGTTGGAAAAGGTTCCGTGGTTGCCGCCGGAGCTGTAGTCGTGGATGATGTTCCGGCAAACAGTGTAGTCGCTGGAACACCTGCCAAAGTGATCAAACAGATTGATGAGAAAACCCGGTCCAAAACAGAAATCAAACAAGAGTTGCGCCAATTGTAA